The following nucleotide sequence is from Desulfovibrio sp. X2.
GGCCCTGGGAGCTCCCCCGCACAGCGCGCTCCGCGAGCACCGCGCCATGACGCGCCACGGCCTGCGCTGGCTCTCCTGGACGGCCACGGCCGTGCTCGACGAGGCGGGCCGCGTCTCGGGCATCATCGCCGTGGGCCGCGACGTGAGCGAGCGCAAGGAGATGGAACAGGCCCTGGTCCAGGCCAAGGAGGACGCCGAGGCCGCGAGCCGGGCCAAGAGCGACTTTCTGGCCAACATGAGCCACGAGATCAGGAACCCGCTGAACGCCGTGCTGGGCCTGGCCGACCTCATGCTGCTCGGCGAGCTCCCGGAGGAGCAGCGCGAGCGCGCCGTCCTGCTCAAGAACTCGGCCGCCTCCCTGCTCGGGGTGATCACGGACATCCTCGAATATTCCAAGATAGAGGCGGGCAGCGTGGAGGTGGAGCGCTATCCCTTCAAGCTCCCCGCCCTGCTGCGCGGGCTGGCCGCGGAGCAGCGTATGCTGGCCACGGAAAAGGGCGTGGCCCTCAAGCTGAGCCTCGATCCCCGCCTGCCCGAGCGCATCCTGGGCGACGAACTGAAGATCCGCCAGATCCTGCTGAACCTCCTGTCCAACGCCATGAAGTTCACGCCCGAGGGCTCGGTGGAGATCATCGCCCGGGTGCAGGAGCGCCGCGACGCGCGCGTGACCCTGCTCTTCGCCGTGTCCGACACCGGCATCGGCGTGCCCGAGGACAAGCAGGAGATCATCTTCGAGAGCTTCCGCCAGGCCGAGAGCGGCCTGCGCAAGCGCCACGGCGGCACGGGCCTCGGCCTGGCCATCTGCAAGCGGCTGGCCGAGATCATGGGCGGCTCCATCTGGCTGCAGAGCGAGCCCGGACAGGGCTCCATCTTCTGCTTCACCGTGGAGGTGGAGCTGGCCCCCCGCGAAGAGCCCCGCGACATGTCCGCGCCCGGCGCCCGGGCCGAGTCCACCGCGCCGCTTCGCGTGCTCCTGGTGGAGGACGACTGGATCAACCGGCGCTTCACCACCCAGCTCCTGGAACGCCAGGGGCACAGCGTGCGCGAGGCCGAGAACGGCAGCCAAGCGCTGCAGATCCTCTCCGAACACCCCGTGGACCTGGTGATCATGGACATGCAGATGCCCGTCATGGACGGCATCTCGGCCACGCGGGCCATCCGCGCGGCCAAGGGCTGTCCGCCCGAGCGCGCCGACGTGCCCATCATCGGGCTCACGGCATACGCCACCAGCGAGGACCGCGACTGCTTCCTGGCCGCGGGCGTGGACATCTGCCTGACCAAGCCGCTGCGCGCCCAGCGCCTCTTGCGGATCATGGACGAGGTCGTGGCGCAGAAGAGGGGGCAGACGGGAGCGGTGTCGGGCACGTCCCCGGCGCCGGTCGCGGAAAGCCCGGACGGGCTGCTCAACGAGCGCATGCTGACCGACCACCTCGAACTCGGGACGGAGAGCTTCCTCGACCTGCTGCGCCACTTCGAGGACGACGCGGCGCGACGGCTGGCGCGGCTCATGGAGGCCTCGGACCAGGGCGCCCTGTCCGACGCCGCCGAGCTCGCCCACTCCTTGGCCGGATCCGCCGGGGTCATCGGCGGCGCGGGGCTGCGTCGGCACTGCCTGGAGCTGGAGAAGGAGCTTCGCGCGGGCGGGCCCAGGGCGCGGCTCATGGCCGAGCAGGTCTGGCCGCTGGCGCAGCGCACCATGCTCGCCATCCGCGAGCGCATAGACGCCCAGGGCTGAGCCGAGCTCCCGTCTCCCCGGGGAAAGAATTCAGTTGAGCAGGCACCAGGCGAGCCAGGCCGAGAGCTCGCCCCAGATCACCGCGCTGCCGAGGAAGTCGCCGTTCAGGCCGCCCTGCCGTCCGGCCAGGCGGCGCAGCATGGCCGCGCCGAGCGCCGCCAGGCCGAAGGCCGCGCCGAGCACGGCGGGCGGGCACAGCCAGAGCCCGAGCACCAGGGTCTGGCCCGCGGCGAAGAGCAGCGGCCCCGTCCCCGCGCCCGAGAGCACCAGCCCCCCGAGCCCGGGACGCTTGAGCCCGCGGCCCACGTGAGCCAGCCCCACGGCCAGGAAGCGGCCGAGCACGAAGCCGAAGAGCGCGGGCCCCAGGGCACGCGCGCCCAGCAGCCCGGCCAGGGCCGCGGCCTGCGCGAGCATGGCCAGCACGCAGCCCATGACCGCGAAGGCCCCGCAGCGGCTGTCCTTCATTATCTCCCAGAAACGTTCGCCCCGCGCGCCCGAGCCCCAGGCGTCGGCCACGTCCGAGAGGCCGTCCCAGTGCAGCCCCCGCGTGACCCAGATGGAGAGGGCCACGGTGCACACGGCCAGAAGCGCCGGGTGCAGGGCGAAGAGGCCGAGCCGGGCGGGCAGCAGCGCCGCCGCGCCCACCACCAGACCGGCCAGGGGATAGACCTTGAGGCTTGCGGCCAGGGCCTCGGCCGTCTCCGCCCGGGCGGGCGCGAGGCGGCTCAGGAAGGCCAGGGCCACGCGCAGGTCGCGTGCGAGTCCCATGCTACTCCTCCCCTCCCCGGGCCTTCGCGCCCGAGCGTCTTCCGCCTCCCTTGCCGCCGCCCCCCTTGCCGCCCCTGCCGCGCGCGGAGCCGGATTTGGCGCCCGATTTCGCACCGGACCGGCGGCCGCGCGCCGGGCGGGCGGGCGCGAGCCCGGCGCCGCCGAACAGGGGGCCGAGGACCAGGGCCAGGGGCACCAGGGGCCAGAGCCTGCCGGAGAGGATGTTCCAGTCGGCCATGAGCTGGTCCCAGGGCATGCCGAGCATGCGGCCGAGCACGATCTCCGTGGCCACGGTGGCCACGGCCCAGCAGAGCCCGAGGGCCAGCCGCCCGCCGAGGTCGGAGGGGCCGCTGCGGCGCACGAAGGCGCGCGCGAGGAAGAAGAGGAGCACGGCCAGAAGCACGCTGTGGACCTGGCGCGCCGCGTCCGCGCCCAAAAAGCGCGCGGTCAGCACCTGGCGCACCATGCCGTTGCTCACGGCCAGGGTGAGCATCAGGACCCAGAAGAGGGCCGCCTTGAGGGCGAGCATCAGGCGTCTTCCCCTGCGAGGCGGACCATGCCCCCGATGGACAGCCCGAGACGCGCGGCGGCCGAGCCGCGGTTCACGGCCAGCTCCAGGTAGCCCTGGCTGCCCGCGATGAGCCCGACCCCGCCCTCGGGCAGACGGCCGTAAGTCTCGCAGGAGGTCAGGGGGACGGTGCGCGGCTGGGTCATGGCCAGGGAGGCGAGCGCGGCGAGCCGACTGCCCCACTCGGCCGCGGGCAGGTTGAGCACGCAGTTGCCGAAGCGGTCCACGTGCAGCACGTGCGCCACCACGCCGTTTTTCACGGCCTTGGGCGCGGTCCACTCGCCGCGCAGGAGGCTCTTCGGCTCCAGGCTCGCGCCGAGCGAGGCCGGGTCGTCGCCGCGCGCGATCCTCGCCGCGGCAGGGGCGAAGACGTCGCGTCCATGGAAGGTGGCCGAGACGCTGGCCGGGGGCGAGGCCAGCTCGTAGGCCCTCGCCGCTCCGCCCGCCTCGGCCAGGACCAGGGCGGCCAGGCCGTTGTCCGGCCCCACGAACCAGCGCTCCCCGATCTGAGCGGCCATGCTGCGCCGCCGCGTGCCCACGCCGGGATCGACCACGCCGAGGAAGACCGTGCCGGGCGCGAAATGGCGCCAGCTCGCGGCCAGGAAGAAGCTGCCCTGCACGATGTTGAAGGGCTTCACCTCGTGGGAGAGGTCCACGAGCACGGCCTCGGGCGCCTCGCGCAGGAGCGCCCCCTTGAGCTGTCCCACGTAGGGGTCGGCCAGCCCGAAATCCGTGAGCAGGACGATGAGCCGGGCCACGCGTCCCTCCTAGTACTTCTTGCGGGCGGAAAAGCCCTCGCCCAGCACGTTCAGCGTGCTGTCGATGATCGTGAAGGCCTGGGGGTCCGTGGTGAAGACCAGCTCCTCCAGGCGCTTGACCTGGATGCCGTTGACCACGGTCATGATCACCTCGCGGTCCTTGCCGGTGTAGGCGCCGCGCCCGTGCAGGAAGGTGCAGCCGCGGCGCATCTCGTGCAGGATCTTCTGGGCGATCTCCTCGGGCTTGTCCGAGATGATGAGGACCATGCGCCGCTTGTTGAACATGCCCAGGAAGTATTCCATGACCCAGGCCGAGAGGAAGACCATGGCCAGGGAATAGAGCACCTGGTCCACGTCGTAGAGGGCGAGGCCGAGGCCGAAGACCAGGAGGTTGAAGGCGAAGCCGACCTGGCCGGGCCTGAAGTCGTAGCGCTTGGCCAGGATGATGGCGAAGACGTCCGTGCCGCCGAGCGAGCCCAGCGAGCGCAGGGCGATGCCGCCGCCCGCGCCCATGATCGAGCCCGCCGCGAGCACCGCGAGCCCCGGGCTGTGCACCGGAAAGGTCCAGGGCACGAGGTCCACCAGGGCGGAGAGGCAGACCATGCCGAAGAGGCTGTAGAGGAAGAAGCGGCGGCTGACCAGGAGCCAGGCCATGAGGAAGATGGGCACGTTGATCAGGAAGTACCAGGTGCCCGCGGGCAGCCCGCCGACCCAGTAGCTGAGCAGCAGGGAGAGGCCCGCCACGCCGCCGGTGAACAGCTTGTGCGGGATGACGATGGCCTTGAAGGCCCAGGCCCACAGGGTTGCGCCGAAGACCAGCAGGAGGAGGTTCCACCAGACCGAATAGGTGAATGCGAAGACCTGTTTTTTCATGACCCCCTCCCCTTACCGCACATGAGGGGCCGAGCCAAGCATTGCAGGGCCGGGCGGGCGCGGGCCGGGCGGACAGGGTGAGGAGGCGGTCGAAAGGCCCGCCGCTCAGACGACCTCGAAGGCGCCCGACTCCGGATCGAAGGAGATGGTCGGGGAGCGCAGCGTCTCGTGGACCTCGAAGGTGCTGCCGAGCACGACCACGGTGGTCCCGGGGTGCGCCGTGCCCAGCACCTTGAGCCGCGAGCGGGCGCATTCGAGCAGGCACAGCCGCTCCTCCTCCAGGAGGCACTCGATCTCGCGCAGCCTGGCCTGGCCCGCGATCCTGATGCGCAGCAACCGGGCCACCTGGCGGCGCTTGTCCAGCGGCGTGCGCTGCAGGATGGCCGTGGGGTCGTCCGTGCCGAGCCCCGCCTCGATCCTGGCGAGGACGTCCTTCAGCTTGGTGCGCGTGGCCAGCAGGTCCTTGCGCGCGGTGCTCGGCTCCTGCGGCCCCATGCGGAAGACGGTGCGCGCGCCGTATTCCGAGCCCGTCTCCCGGGCCTCCACGCCGCGCATGGCGCGGATGATCCCGCCCTGGATCACGCCCTTGCCCTGCACGCAGATCACCCTGCCGCCCGCCGTGATGTCGCAGTTGATGATGTCCTGCACGGCCACCACATCCTCGCCCGCGCGGATACGGGCGTTCTCCATGAACTGCGCGCTCACCGAGCCCGCGGCCTCGACCACGCCCTTCTCTCCGCCGAAGATGCCGCTGCCCACGCGCACGCCCGCGCCGGTGCGGACCACCGCGTCGGCCTGCACCGCCCCCTTGATGTTCACGTCGCCGGGGATCTCGATGGTGAAGCCGTCCATGATCGAGCCCGCGACGTTGATGCAGCCCTTTTCCAGGCGCACGTCGCCGGTGGAGAAGTCCACGTCGCCCGCGACGTCGATGACGTCGAGCACGGAGAGGGTCTCGCCCTTCCACGAGAGCACGCCGCCGCGCGTGGCGAAGAAGTCCTGGCCGCCGCCTCCCTTTTCCGCTCCGCCCGCTCCTCTGGCGGCCACGCGCACGCCCTCGCCCGGCGTCACGCTGACCGCGTGCACCTCGCCCACGGGCAGCTCGCGGCCGAAGACGTCCACGCCCGGAGTGCCCGGCACCGGCGGCACGAGCCTGCCCAGGAGCTGGCCCTCGCGCACCTTGCAAAAGACGCTGCGCGCCCGGTGGTCGACGCTCCCGGCGTCGTCCGCGTCGGGCGCGACCGCGCCGTCCTCGTCGAGATAAAGGTCGAAGCGGCCGTCGCTGCCCCGCTGGGGCCTGCGGCCCTTGGCCAGGACCACGTCGCGCACCGGGGCGTTCTCCCCGCGCGCCCGGGCCAGGGCCGACATCAGGGCCGCGCGGTCCACGGGAGCGGTCACGCCCATGCCGGTCACCACGGCGGCCAGCCGCTCCACGGTCACCTCGTGGCCCGAGAAGTCCTTGTGCCTGACCGTGGCCCGGAGCAGGGTCTTTTCCTCGCAGACCTTGAGCTGCGGGCGGATGGAGAGGATGCCCTCGCGGAACTCGACCATGCCGAAGCCCTTGGAGAAGACCTCCCCGGACTCGGGGTCGATGCGGAAGAACTGGGGGGCGACGGGCAGGGGCGGCAGGTCGTCCTGGCCGCCCGGGTCGGCACCTGGTTCGGGGCCGGACTCCGGCACGGGCCGGGCGACGCACATGCCCTTGAACACGGGCGCGGACATGTCGCCGGGGATCTCGTAGCCCGCCTGGGCGAGAATTTCCGACGGGGAATGGGGGGCGTTGGGGGACCCGGTGCTCATGCGGCCGTCCTCCGGGGCCGCGGCCGTCCGGCCGTACCCCTGGCTTCGCCTCCGGCCTCCCGGGGGAAAGGCGGCCTGGCTGCGCACTCCTCGAACAAGAACCTGAACGCCTGATCGGAATGCCTCTGCAGAGTGCGGCATAACCGTCCTTCTCGTCAAGGGCTTCTTCTGTGTTTCCGCATTGTTCGACGCTACCTGCCGCCGTGGATCCGGCCGGCGGGACGCGGGCGGGCGCGGGCCGCGGCCCTTGAAGGGAATTCAGAACCAGGGTAGGCCGAAATCCGGCGGACACGCCGCCGCGACACCGATCCACAAGGAGGGCGAGCCCCGGACGGCGCGAGGAGACCCCTCGCCCGCATCCGGCAACGCACGAAATCCATGCGCTATTCCCTGAAACGCGAATCCACCGCCGCGGGCGTCGGCTACTTCGAGGCCCTTCCCTCGGGCATCGCCTCCCCGGGCCAGGCCATCGGCTACCTCAAGCAGCACGAGAACGACGAGTTCATGCGGCGCTATCTCCTGAAGATGCTCGCCAAGATGGGCGCGGAGGAGTTCTACGCCCTGTGCGGGCGGGCCGTGCGCGAGGACCCGCCGCCGCTGCAGGCCCTGCTCTACGAGGCCTGCCTCATGCACCCGGAATACGCCCAGTTCCAGGGAATGTTCGCCGGGCTGGACCTCGCGGCCCTGGCCGGGCTCTCCCCCCTGCCGGTCATCGCCGCCTCGCTTCGGCCCGACCGGGACGCGCACCATCCGTGGATGCGCCTCGTGGCGGACAACATCATGCGGGGCGAGCCCCTGCCCGCGACCATCGCCCGGGGGCTGCCCGCGCCCGTGGAGCCCGCCGCGAAGAGCACGGCGCCCGGCGTGGCCGAGATCTTCGCGGAGCGCTTCGGCGGCGCGGCACCCGCGCCCGCGGCCCTGCCCGCCCCGGGCGAGGTCTTCGCCGACGCCCTGAAGCGCCTGGGGCGGCTCGGTGTCTTCGCGGACGTGGAGCAGCGCCACACGGCCTCGCTCTCGCCCATCGCCCTCATGCGGCGCTGGAGCATGGAGGTCCGGGTGCGCTGCGGCTCCCTGGACTACGCGCTCTCCGGCACGCAGATCAGCTACGGCAAGGGGCTCTCCCTCGATGTGGCGCGCGCCTCGCTGTACATGGAGATCGCCGAGCGCGTGAGCAGCTTCGCGAGCTTCGGAGCCGAAGGCGTGCTCGGCCGCACGCGGGAGTATCCGTTGCAGATCGGAGGGGCCGGGGAGCTGCGCGCCGAGGGCTTCGACATCCTGGACCCGGCGGCCCTCCCCCTGGACGCGCCCTACGCGGGCCAGATGCTCTACTGGATGGAGGGCCACGGAAGCGACGGCCGCCCGGTCCTCGTCCCGCCGCAGCTCGTCTTCCTCTTCTGCAACCTCGACGAGCCGAAGCTCTTCGCCGGCCTCGACTCCACTGGCCTGGCCTCGGGCACGAGCCTGGCCCAGGCCAAGGCCGCGGCCCTGTGCGAGGTGCTCGAGCGCGACGCCGAGGCGCTGGGACTGCACGATCCCGCCGCCTGCTTCCGCCTCGCCCCGGACGACCCGGGCGATCCGGCCGTGGCCGAGCTTCTGGCCCGGCACGAGGCCGCGGGCGTGCACGTCGTCTTCCAGGACATCACCACCGAGTTCGGCGTGCCCTGCTACAAGGCCTTCGTGGTCACGGCGGAGGGCGAGACGGTCAAGGGCACTGCCTGCGCGCTCTCCGGCCGCAAGGCCGCGCTCTCGGCCATGCTCGAGACCATGCACCCCTTCCCGGACGGCCCGGCCACCAGGCCCTGGCCCGAGGGGCTGCCCGTGCGCCGCCTGGACGAGCTGCCCGACTTCGCCACGGGAGACCCGCAGGCGGACCTCTCGCTCCTCGAGGCGGCGCTCGCGGCCCACGGCCATTCTCCGGTCTACGCGGACCTGACGCGCGCGGACCTCGAAATCCCGGTGGCCAAGTGCTTCGTCCCGGGGCTCGAGCTGGCCGTGGACTTCGGCTCCAGCCGCCGCGTGAGCCCGCGGCTCATGGCCCGCGTGAACAGGCTCATCGGCGGCTGAGGCCGCGGCCCGCGGCCCGGGCTCCAGCCTGGCGAACGGCCTGACGCGCAGCCTTTCGTACAGCCTCTGGGGGGTGGTCATCGCGGGGCAAGCGGAGTAGAATGACGAATTATGGCATTTCCCCCCGCGCGTGAGGCCGTGCAGGCGGACGGGAAAGGCCGCTGAACCGCGCGGAAGACGGGGCGTGCCGCACGTCCCACGGATCGCTCATGGTGTACGACGAGACGGCGGTGCGCCGCTACGAATCCTGGTTCAGGACGCCCCAGGGCAGGGTGGCCTTCGAGCGCGAGAAGGCGCTCCTGGCCTCCATGCTCTCGCCCTGGCCGCGCCGGGGCCAGCGCCTGCTCGAGGTCGGATGCGGCCCCGGCCTCTTCCTCGAGAACTTCTGGGACATGGGCTTCGACGTGGACGGCCTGGATCCCTCCCCGGCCATGCTGGCCGCGTCGCGCAGACTCCTGGGCAGGCGGGCCGAGCTGCGCCTGGGGCATGCCGAGCACCTGCCCTACGACGACAAGGAATACGACTTCGTGGCCCTCATCACGAGCCTGGAGTTCTGCGACGACCCGGCCCAGGCCCTGCGCGAGGCCGTGCGCGTGGCCTGCAAGGGCGTCGTGGTCGCCTTCCTGAACAAGCTCTCCCTCTACTATCTGCTCCACGGCATGCCCTGGCCCTCCTGCCGCACGGGCGAGCTGCGACGGGTCCGCTGGTTCACCTGGCGCGAGATCACACGGCTGCTGACCGAGGCCGCGGGCCGCCGTCCGCACGCCTCGCGCTCGGTCCTTCCCGGCCCTCCGGCCACCTGGCGCGAGAGCCTGCCCTGGACGCTCGTCAACCGCCCGGCCTATCCGCCCTGCATCGGCGCCTTCGGCGCCGTCCGCTTCGACCTGACGGGCGAGCGCGGCATGACCCCGCTCATGGCCTTCCGCACCGAGCCCTCGGCCAGCGGCGGCGTCTAGCCTCTTCCTTGGCACCCCCCTTGCTACGCCCCTGCCCGGGCCGGCAGGAACGCCGCCCGAGAGGCCAGCGAACGCAGGGAGGCGTGCATGGACAAGACCGACGGCATCGATTTTTGCCAAAATGTTGACGTCCTCGTGCTCGGTGCGGGGCTGGCGGGGCTTCGCGCCGCCTGGGCCGCGGCCGAGGAGGATCCCGCCGCCCGCGTCGTCGTGGCCTCGGCCTCCCCCGCGCCTTCCGGCTCCTCCTTCGCCAACCAAAACGACCGCCTCGGCATGCAGGTCTGCTTCACGCAGCACGACCGCGACGACTTCGCGGCCGAGGCCCTGGCCATGGGCCGCCCGGGCCGGGTGGAGCCGGAACTGGTGCGCGCCCTGGCCGAGGACTCCCTTCCCCGCTACCAGGACCTGCGCGCCCTCGGCCTGTCCTTCGTGCTCGACGCGTCGGGCGAACCCGTGCGCCACTCGGGCTGCTTCAGCCCCTCCTCGCGCCGCGCCGTGGTCTTCACCTCCCTGGGCACGGCCTACCACGTCTTCCGGCGCAAGGCCGAGGCGCTGGGGGTGCGCTTCCTGGACGGCCTGCTCGCGCGAGGTCTGGTCACCGACCCCGGAGACGGCGGCCGCGTGCGCGGCGCGCTGCTCGCGGACCAGGCGGGGCGCATGCATCCCGTCGCCGCCCAGGCCACGGTCATGGCGCTCGGCGGGCCCGCGCCGCTGTTCGAGCGCAGCCAGGCCGGGCCGCGCACCCCGGGCTGGTCCTACGCCCTCCTCGCCCGCGCGGGCGCACGGCTGATCAACGCGAATTTCCTGCAGTACATGTGGGCCGAGCTGCCCACGCGCATCTTCTGGGACCTGGCGGGAGCGGCGCGAAACGGCCTGCGCCTGCGCGCGCCGCACGGCGGGGTGGTGGACCTGCCCGCAGGGCTCGGCGAGCTCGCCCTGGCCCGCGGTGCCCACTGCCCCTTCGGCCACGGCCTGCCGGACGCCGCGCTGGACGCCTTCGTCCTGGCCCAGGCGGACGGGGACGGCAGCGTCGAAGCGCTGACGCGAAACGGCTCGGCCGTGCGCGTGGCCCCCGCGGCCCACGCGGGCAACGGCGGCGCGATCGTGGACGCGCACGGCCGCACGACCGTTCCCGGCCTCTATGCCTGCGGCGAGTGCGCCTCGGGCATGCACGGCGCCAACCGCATCGGCGGGGCCATGGTCACGGCCACCCAGGTCTTCGGAGCCCGCGCCGGGCGCCACGCCGCGGGCCATCTAAAGAGATTGTCCGAAACGTCCGATAGATCATTTACCGAGTTAGCGGTTTCCTCCTGCCCGGCCTCCGGCCAGGAGGACCCCGAGGAGCGCGGACAGGTCTTTGAATATTTGGCACGGACCCTGCAAAAGAATCTCGCAATGCAGAAATCGCCGTGTGCAGGCGAGGTTGCGGACGACCTCGCGAAGCGGTGCGCGGCAGCGAGCGACTGGCAGGCCAGGCTTGCCCTGGAAACTGGATTGACGCTATTGAACGGGTCTCCGAAGCACTTTTCACTCAATGAATGATGCAGCAGGCAACGCAGTGATCGCCATCCGGAAACGCTTCTTCAAGCCGGGAAAAGAGTCCCGGGCCCTCTCCATCCTCGAGGGTGTGCATGCCTGCAGCCGCGTCAGCCAGAGCGAGCTCGGCCACAAGGCCGGACTCAGCGGGGCCATGGTCAACAAGTACGTCAGGGAACTGCAGGATGCGGGCGTGCTGACCCTGACCCCGGTCAACGGCAAGGCCTACGCCTACGGCCTGACGCCGGACGGCGAACAGACGCGCCGCAATCTGCTCGGACAGTTCTGCGCCGAGATCGTGCAGATCTACTCCGCGCTCAAGGAAAGCGTGCGGGCCAAGATAGAGCCGCTGCGCGAGGAGGGGCTCCTCTCCCTGGCCCTGTTCGGCGCCTCGGAGACCTGCGAGGTCGTCCTCGCCGCCCTGGAGGGCACCCCCTTCCGCGTGGTCGCCATCGCGGACAACGACCCGGCCAAGCACGGCCAGTCGTTCCGCGGACACGTCGTGGTTCCGCCCCAGCTCCTGGAGAAGATTCCGTGCCAGGCCGTGATCATCACCTCCTTCGGCCGGCAGGACGAAATATACGAGCAGCTCACGGCCCTGGCCGTCACGAAGAACCTTCAAATAGTCAGGTTGTAGCCATGAAGAACCGCATCGTCAGCGAAGTCGCCCTCTCTTCCGGCGCCATCATCGGACACGGCCGCCCCTGCTTCGTCGTCGCCGAGGTCGGCAACAACCACCAGGGCAAGCTCGAGATCGCCAAGGAAATGGTCTACGCCGCGGCCGAATGCGGCGCGGACGCTGTCAAGTTCCAAAAGCGCCACACCCCCTCCCTGCTCACGCAAGAAGGCATGGCCGCCCCCTATACCGGTCCCAACAGCTTCGGCCCGACCTACGGCGCGCACCGCGACGCGCTCGAGCTCGACATCGAGGAGATGGCCCAGATCAAGGACCTCTCCGAGCGCCTCGGCCTCGTCTTCTTCGCCTCGGCCTGGGACATGGTCTCCCTTCGCCAGATGTTCGGCCTGGGCGTCGAGCTCATCAAGGTCGCCTCGGCCGACCTGACCTGCCTGCCCCTGCTGCGCGAGATCGGCCGCTCCGGCGTGCCGGTCATCGCCTCCACGGGCATGAGCAACTGGGACGAGATCGAGACCGCCGTGGCCGAGCTGCGCGCCTTCCACGACGACATCATCCTGCTGCACTGCAACAGCTCCTACCCCTGCCCCGAGGACGAGATCGCCCTGCCCGTGATGCACGAGCTGAAGCGCCGCTTCGGCCTGCCCGTGGGCTACTCCGGCCACGAGGAGGGGCTGGCCCCGTCGCTGGCCGCCGCGGCCCAGGGCGCCTGCCTGGTGGAGCGCCACTTCACCCTGAACAAGATGCTGCCCGGCACGGACCACAAGGCCTCGCTCGAGCCCTCGCAGCTGAAGAGCCTGGTGGGCATGATCCGCGACGTGGAGCGCGCCATGCGCGAGACCGAGAAGAAGGTCTTCCCCAAGGAGGAGTCCTCGGCCAAGAAGCTGCGCAAGAGCATCGTGGCCGCGCGCCTCATCCCGGCGGGCAAGATCATCACCGCCGAGGACCTGACCGTGAAGAGCCCGGGCACCGGCATCTCGCCGCTCGAGTGGGACGCGGTCATCGGCCAGAAGGCCGTGCGCGAGATCAAGGAGGACCGCCTCCTGGACTGGGACATGGTCGGCCACCTGCACTGCGTGGAAAAGGCCCTGAAGACCGCCTAGACCACGGGGACGGGCGCCATGCGCATCCTGATGATGGCCGTGAACGATCCTGCGGGCACGGCCATCGCCTTTTGCAACGCAGTCAACCGCTTCACGCCGCACGTCTGCCGCCTGGTGACGCTCGAGACGCGCTACAACCACGGCTGGGAGCAGGACCTGCACCTCCCGGCCCTGGCGCCCGGCGACCTCTGCGAGGTCGAGGCGCTGCTGCGCGAGAGCGACGTCTTCCACTTCCACATGACCGCGGACGAGGACCTGGCCCTGGGCCCCTTCCTGCCGCGCGACTTCATGGCCGGGAAGCTCGTCGTCCACCACCACCACGGCCACCCGGACTTCCGCGGCAATCCCGAGAAGTACCGCGCCAAGTACCGCGAGCGCGGCCGCACGAAGATCCTCGTCTCCACCCCGGACCTTCGGCGCCTGTGCCCCGAGGCCACCTGGCTGCCGAACCTCGTGCCCACGGCCGACCCGCTGCTCTCCCCCATGCCCGGCAAGCCCGAGGCGCCCCGGGACGAGCCCATGCTCGTCGGCCACTCGCCCACGAAGAAAGAGCTCAAGAACACGGACGACCTGCTCGCCGGCATGGCCGAGCTCTCGGCCGCGGGCGAGCCCGTGCGCC
It contains:
- a CDS encoding YitT family protein, whose translation is MKKQVFAFTYSVWWNLLLLVFGATLWAWAFKAIVIPHKLFTGGVAGLSLLLSYWVGGLPAGTWYFLINVPIFLMAWLLVSRRFFLYSLFGMVCLSALVDLVPWTFPVHSPGLAVLAAGSIMGAGGGIALRSLGSLGGTDVFAIILAKRYDFRPGQVGFAFNLLVFGLGLALYDVDQVLYSLAMVFLSAWVMEYFLGMFNKRRMVLIISDKPEEIAQKILHEMRRGCTFLHGRGAYTGKDREVIMTVVNGIQVKRLEELVFTTDPQAFTIIDSTLNVLGEGFSARKKY
- a CDS encoding PAS domain S-box protein; the encoded protein is MAVRVYVFSNTMSPHKTPALNADHAADALALLRRSLGAPTPAALAALDRLEAALARPHLPPPVPLHRDGPSAPREEATHFRLLAENSEDVLIIFDPEMRITYCNQAVQKSLGFTTEEMCAMRLEDFMTPQAQVVTRSAFDRRMALEASGMPLRGAQRDEMLLRRKDGREIWFECVTSPLRDGEDSLTGVLIVARNISMRKAAENALKRSEARLRMALEATSDGVWDMLFSIREDGFEVLRAFHSENIPRNLGYLPEEFNAPTAHLHLIHPDDLPRVGAALGAHLLGRSERFMAEFRMRRKDGIWVWILSRGRVVERNPEEGTARIVGTHTDVQGRKLAEAALRREEEKYRLLVENQTDLVVKLDPVGRFLYVSPSFCRMFGKGEQELLSENFFALIHAEDRPAAQKAVEALGAPPHSALREHRAMTRHGLRWLSWTATAVLDEAGRVSGIIAVGRDVSERKEMEQALVQAKEDAEAASRAKSDFLANMSHEIRNPLNAVLGLADLMLLGELPEEQRERAVLLKNSAASLLGVITDILEYSKIEAGSVEVERYPFKLPALLRGLAAEQRMLATEKGVALKLSLDPRLPERILGDELKIRQILLNLLSNAMKFTPEGSVEIIARVQERRDARVTLLFAVSDTGIGVPEDKQEIIFESFRQAESGLRKRHGGTGLGLAICKRLAEIMGGSIWLQSEPGQGSIFCFTVEVELAPREEPRDMSAPGARAESTAPLRVLLVEDDWINRRFTTQLLERQGHSVREAENGSQALQILSEHPVDLVIMDMQMPVMDGISATRAIRAAKGCPPERADVPIIGLTAYATSEDRDCFLAAGVDICLTKPLRAQRLLRIMDEVVAQKRGQTGAVSGTSPAPVAESPDGLLNERMLTDHLELGTESFLDLLRHFEDDAARRLARLMEASDQGALSDAAELAHSLAGSAGVIGGAGLRRHCLELEKELRAGGPRARLMAEQVWPLAQRTMLAIRERIDAQG
- a CDS encoding DUF342 domain-containing protein, with product MSTGSPNAPHSPSEILAQAGYEIPGDMSAPVFKGMCVARPVPESGPEPGADPGGQDDLPPLPVAPQFFRIDPESGEVFSKGFGMVEFREGILSIRPQLKVCEEKTLLRATVRHKDFSGHEVTVERLAAVVTGMGVTAPVDRAALMSALARARGENAPVRDVVLAKGRRPQRGSDGRFDLYLDEDGAVAPDADDAGSVDHRARSVFCKVREGQLLGRLVPPVPGTPGVDVFGRELPVGEVHAVSVTPGEGVRVAARGAGGAEKGGGGQDFFATRGGVLSWKGETLSVLDVIDVAGDVDFSTGDVRLEKGCINVAGSIMDGFTIEIPGDVNIKGAVQADAVVRTGAGVRVGSGIFGGEKGVVEAAGSVSAQFMENARIRAGEDVVAVQDIINCDITAGGRVICVQGKGVIQGGIIRAMRGVEARETGSEYGARTVFRMGPQEPSTARKDLLATRTKLKDVLARIEAGLGTDDPTAILQRTPLDKRRQVARLLRIRIAGQARLREIECLLEEERLCLLECARSRLKVLGTAHPGTTVVVLGSTFEVHETLRSPTISFDPESGAFEVV
- a CDS encoding adenosylcobinamide-GDP ribazoletransferase — protein: MGLARDLRVALAFLSRLAPARAETAEALAASLKVYPLAGLVVGAAALLPARLGLFALHPALLAVCTVALSIWVTRGLHWDGLSDVADAWGSGARGERFWEIMKDSRCGAFAVMGCVLAMLAQAAALAGLLGARALGPALFGFVLGRFLAVGLAHVGRGLKRPGLGGLVLSGAGTGPLLFAAGQTLVLGLWLCPPAVLGAAFGLAALGAAMLRRLAGRQGGLNGDFLGSAVIWGELSAWLAWCLLN
- a CDS encoding S-adenosyl-l-methionine hydroxide adenosyltransferase family protein; translated protein: MARLIVLLTDFGLADPYVGQLKGALLREAPEAVLVDLSHEVKPFNIVQGSFFLAASWRHFAPGTVFLGVVDPGVGTRRRSMAAQIGERWFVGPDNGLAALVLAEAGGAARAYELASPPASVSATFHGRDVFAPAAARIARGDDPASLGASLEPKSLLRGEWTAPKAVKNGVVAHVLHVDRFGNCVLNLPAAEWGSRLAALASLAMTQPRTVPLTSCETYGRLPEGGVGLIAGSQGYLELAVNRGSAAARLGLSIGGMVRLAGEDA